The Altererythrobacter sp. CAU 1644 genome has a window encoding:
- a CDS encoding isovaleryl-CoA dehydrogenase yields the protein MRATPDFDFQLGESAEMIRESVGRFADEQIAPLANRIDREDYFPRDELWRQMGELGLHGITVAEEDGGLGLGYLEHVIAVEEVSRASASLGLSYGAHSNLCVNQIRRWGNDEQKAKYLPGLISGEHVGSLAMSEAGAGSDVVSMKLKAEEVQGGYVLNGTKFWITNATYADTLVVYAKTSPEASSRGITAFLIEKGDEGFAIGQKIEKVGMRGSPTAELVFDDCHIPEDRVMGPVNGGVGVLMSGLDYERVVLAGLQLGIMQACLDTVIPYLRERKQFGKPIGSFQLMQAKVADMYVALQSARAYTYAVAKSCDAGHTTRFDAAGAILLASENAFRVAAESVQALGGAGYTLDWPVERYMRDAKLLDIGAGTNEIRRMLIGRELIGAAG from the coding sequence ATGCGCGCCACCCCCGATTTCGATTTCCAGCTTGGCGAAAGCGCGGAGATGATCCGCGAAAGCGTGGGCCGCTTCGCCGACGAGCAGATCGCGCCGCTGGCGAACAGGATCGACCGCGAGGATTACTTCCCGCGCGACGAGCTTTGGCGCCAGATGGGCGAGCTGGGCCTGCACGGCATCACGGTGGCGGAAGAAGACGGCGGGCTGGGCCTCGGCTATCTCGAACATGTCATCGCGGTCGAGGAAGTCAGCCGCGCCAGCGCCTCGCTCGGCCTCAGCTACGGCGCGCATTCGAACCTCTGCGTCAACCAGATCCGCCGCTGGGGCAATGACGAGCAGAAGGCGAAATACCTCCCTGGGCTGATTTCGGGTGAGCATGTTGGTTCGCTCGCCATGTCCGAAGCCGGCGCGGGCTCGGACGTCGTCTCGATGAAGCTCAAGGCCGAGGAAGTGCAGGGCGGTTACGTCCTCAACGGCACCAAGTTCTGGATCACCAATGCGACCTATGCCGATACGCTGGTGGTCTATGCCAAGACCTCGCCCGAAGCATCGAGTCGCGGCATCACCGCCTTCCTGATCGAGAAGGGCGACGAGGGGTTTGCGATCGGCCAGAAGATCGAGAAAGTCGGCATGCGCGGCTCGCCCACGGCAGAGCTGGTGTTCGACGACTGCCATATCCCTGAGGACCGCGTGATGGGCCCGGTCAATGGCGGGGTCGGCGTGCTGATGAGCGGGCTCGACTACGAGCGCGTCGTGCTCGCGGGGCTGCAGCTCGGCATCATGCAGGCCTGCCTCGACACGGTCATCCCCTACCTGCGCGAGCGCAAGCAGTTCGGAAAGCCGATCGGCAGCTTCCAACTGATGCAGGCCAAGGTCGCCGACATGTATGTCGCGCTGCAATCGGCGCGCGCTTACACCTATGCGGTGGCGAAGAGCTGCGATGCGGGCCACACCACCCGCTTCGATGCGGCGGGCGCGATCCTGCTGGCGAGCGAGAATGCCTTTCGCGTGGCGGCCGAAAGCGTGCAGGCGCTGGGCGGCGCAGGCTACACGCTCGACTGGCCGGTGGAACGCTATATGCGCGATGCGAAGCTGCTCGATATCGGCGCGGGCACGAACGAGATCAGGCGGATGCTAATCGGGCGCGAACTGATCGGGGCGGCGGGATGA
- a CDS encoding sensor histidine kinase — MASYGFDELEADPELARLVQFAATLCDAPSAMISLVESERQRFLVREGTETTETPRATSFCAHAMLGTEPLIVPDATQDPRFREFALVTGAAHVRFYAGAPLVSAEGAPLGALCVTDTTPRPDGLTPLQLEGLEVLAEAVIRRLFGHRRMRIADAELERSEAKFRMLADSIPDIAWSSDAEGNFDYFNRRWYEFVGSEERPEGGWDDWFHPEDRASWFDAWEQARARGEPYETEYRLKRSDGSYRWVIARGLPFKTADGIVERWFGTITDIDDGHRLSDTRELVAKELAHRIKNIFAVISGLITLRTRGHAELEAFGQEINATIRTLGRAQEFVRPLDKDGSEELSELLELLMSPYQDGAGGRVTIIGDAVPICQKVATPIALVFHEFATNATKYGALSTDKGSVSIEIEQDGEEVAIRWHERGGPRVSSPEQFGFGTRLADTAIRNQLGGKIERDWQADGLIVEITVPLARLCGAGK, encoded by the coding sequence ATGGCCAGCTACGGCTTCGACGAGCTCGAGGCCGACCCGGAACTTGCGCGCCTCGTGCAGTTCGCCGCCACCTTGTGCGACGCGCCATCGGCGATGATCAGCCTGGTCGAGTCCGAGCGGCAGAGGTTCCTCGTCCGCGAAGGAACCGAGACCACCGAGACGCCGCGCGCCACGAGCTTCTGCGCGCATGCCATGCTCGGCACCGAACCGCTGATCGTGCCCGACGCGACGCAGGACCCGCGCTTCCGCGAGTTTGCGCTGGTCACCGGTGCGGCGCATGTGCGCTTCTATGCCGGCGCGCCGCTGGTTTCGGCCGAGGGGGCGCCGCTCGGGGCACTGTGCGTCACCGATACCACGCCGCGTCCGGACGGGCTGACGCCCTTGCAGCTCGAAGGCCTCGAAGTCCTCGCCGAAGCAGTCATCCGCCGCCTGTTCGGGCATCGCCGCATGCGCATCGCGGATGCCGAGCTCGAGCGGAGCGAGGCCAAGTTCCGGATGCTGGCCGACAGCATTCCCGATATCGCCTGGTCGTCGGACGCCGAGGGCAATTTCGATTACTTCAACCGGCGGTGGTATGAATTCGTCGGCTCTGAGGAGCGGCCCGAAGGCGGCTGGGACGATTGGTTCCACCCGGAAGACCGGGCAAGCTGGTTCGATGCGTGGGAACAGGCGCGGGCGCGGGGCGAGCCCTATGAAACCGAATACCGGTTGAAGCGCAGCGATGGCAGCTATCGCTGGGTCATCGCGCGGGGCCTGCCGTTCAAGACTGCCGACGGTATCGTCGAACGGTGGTTCGGCACCATCACCGATATCGATGACGGCCATCGCCTATCCGACACGCGCGAGCTCGTCGCCAAGGAACTGGCGCATCGGATCAAGAACATCTTCGCAGTGATCTCCGGCCTGATCACCCTCAGAACCCGCGGACATGCCGAGCTCGAGGCTTTCGGACAGGAAATCAACGCGACGATCCGCACGCTCGGCCGCGCGCAGGAATTCGTCCGACCGCTCGATAAGGATGGCAGCGAGGAGCTGAGCGAACTGCTGGAGCTGCTGATGTCGCCTTATCAGGATGGTGCAGGCGGACGGGTGACTATCATCGGCGATGCAGTGCCGATCTGCCAGAAGGTCGCCACGCCGATTGCACTGGTCTTCCACGAGTTCGCCACCAATGCGACCAAATATGGCGCACTCTCGACCGACAAGGGTTCGGTCAGTATCGAGATCGAGCAGGACGGTGAGGAGGTTGCGATCCGCTGGCACGAGCGCGGTGGCCCGCGCGTTTCCAGCCCCGAGCAATTCGGCTTCGGGACGAGGCTCGCTGACACGGCGATCCGCAACCAGCTCGGCGGAAAGATCGAGCGCGACTGGCAGGCTGACGGGTTGATCGTCGAGATCACCGTGCCGCTCGCACGGCTGTGCGGGGCCGGAAAATAG
- a CDS encoding ATP-binding cassette domain-containing protein translates to MFAVEGVDLDIAAGSFVALVGASGAGKSTLLKMVNALAVPSAGRVTFAGEDVTAHDPPTLRRRIGYVFQGIGLFPHMTVGENIGIGPRLAGPRLARERIGELLELVELEPGMADRQPDELSGGQRQRVGVARALANDPQLLLMDEPFGALDPITRDALGRRVRKLHDELGLTSVLVTHDMAEALLLADRVVVMDAGRVVADETPEALLKGAGGDIAQGLVAVPREQAERLAEMER, encoded by the coding sequence GTGTTTGCGGTCGAGGGCGTCGATCTCGACATTGCCGCAGGATCCTTCGTCGCGCTGGTTGGCGCTTCCGGTGCAGGCAAGTCGACATTGCTGAAGATGGTCAATGCACTGGCGGTACCGAGTGCGGGCCGCGTGACCTTTGCCGGCGAGGATGTGACGGCGCATGACCCGCCCACGCTTCGCCGCCGGATCGGCTACGTCTTCCAGGGCATCGGCCTGTTCCCGCATATGACGGTGGGTGAGAACATCGGCATTGGGCCACGGCTGGCGGGCCCACGGCTTGCTCGCGAACGCATCGGCGAATTGCTCGAACTGGTCGAACTCGAGCCCGGGATGGCCGACCGCCAGCCCGATGAGCTGTCGGGCGGGCAGCGCCAGCGGGTCGGCGTGGCGCGCGCGCTGGCAAACGATCCGCAATTGCTGCTGATGGACGAGCCCTTCGGCGCGCTCGATCCGATCACCCGCGATGCCCTCGGCCGCCGGGTGCGCAAGCTGCATGACGAACTCGGCCTGACCTCGGTGCTGGTGACGCATGACATGGCCGAAGCCTTGCTGCTCGCCGACCGCGTGGTGGTGATGGATGCGGGCCGGGTCGTTGCCGACGAGACCCCCGAGGCGCTGCTCAAGGGCGCAGGCGGGGACATCGCGCAGGGCCTTGTCGCCGTGCCGCGCGAACAGGCCGAACGGCTCGCGGAGATGGAGCGGTGA
- a CDS encoding ABC transporter permease/substrate-binding protein, with protein MNGFFAILANLGDELTAHVLLSAAAIALGILVALPMAIWASRSPPVARVALGFASLVQTIPALALLALFFPILLSLRAVFGEGLPTLGFLPALLALALYALLPILRNAVTAQANLDPGVLEAADGVGMTAWQKLALVEAPLSAPYIMAGIRTAAVWTIGAATLATTIGQKSLGDPIFAGLQTQNWALVLAGCLASAGLALIADGLLGLIERGLRERKRGLWLAGLLAVALGIGAALAPQVLARGEARVVIGAKGFSEQYILARLIGQQLERAGYAIEYRDGLGSAVAHSAVTTGEIDILVDYTGTIWTNQMKRQDNPERDAMIAAITEWEEETTDTLVLGRMGFENAYGLAVTQEAAQMSGLNSIEDLARVAPQMTIGGDPEFFERPEWIAVRDAYGLRFARQRTFAPTFMYNAVLSGEAQVISAYTSDGRIAANNLAVLADPRRAFPNYDAIVLLSPAARQDAELVATLDPLIGRIDVDLMRQANLMVDRDEDKRRPAQAARWLAEQIGL; from the coding sequence GTGAACGGCTTTTTCGCCATTCTCGCCAATCTCGGCGACGAGCTGACCGCGCATGTCCTGCTGTCGGCTGCGGCGATTGCGCTGGGCATTCTCGTAGCGTTGCCGATGGCGATCTGGGCCAGCCGCTCGCCGCCGGTGGCACGGGTCGCGCTCGGCTTCGCCAGCCTCGTCCAGACCATCCCGGCGCTGGCACTGCTGGCGCTGTTCTTCCCGATCCTGCTCAGCCTGAGGGCAGTGTTCGGCGAAGGGTTGCCGACGCTCGGTTTCCTACCGGCGCTGCTCGCCTTGGCGCTCTATGCCCTGTTGCCGATCCTGCGCAACGCAGTGACCGCGCAGGCCAATCTCGACCCGGGCGTGCTCGAGGCGGCCGATGGTGTCGGCATGACCGCGTGGCAGAAACTGGCGCTGGTCGAGGCGCCGCTCTCGGCGCCCTACATTATGGCGGGGATCCGCACGGCTGCGGTGTGGACCATCGGCGCGGCGACCCTCGCCACCACCATCGGCCAGAAGAGCCTGGGCGATCCGATCTTCGCGGGCCTCCAGACCCAGAACTGGGCGCTGGTGCTTGCGGGTTGTCTCGCCTCGGCCGGTCTCGCACTGATCGCCGACGGCCTGCTGGGGCTGATCGAGCGCGGCCTGCGCGAAAGGAAGCGCGGGCTGTGGCTCGCGGGGCTGTTGGCGGTCGCGCTCGGGATCGGTGCTGCGCTCGCGCCGCAGGTGCTGGCTCGCGGTGAAGCTCGCGTCGTCATCGGCGCCAAGGGCTTTTCCGAGCAATATATTCTCGCCCGGCTGATCGGCCAGCAGCTTGAGCGCGCGGGCTATGCGATCGAATATCGCGACGGGCTCGGTTCGGCGGTGGCGCACAGCGCGGTGACAACCGGGGAAATCGACATCCTCGTCGACTACACCGGCACGATCTGGACCAACCAGATGAAGCGGCAGGACAATCCCGAACGCGATGCGATGATCGCCGCGATCACCGAATGGGAGGAGGAGACCACCGACACGCTGGTCCTCGGCCGGATGGGATTCGAAAATGCCTATGGCCTCGCGGTGACGCAGGAAGCCGCGCAGATGAGCGGGCTGAATTCGATCGAGGACCTGGCGCGGGTCGCGCCGCAAATGACCATCGGCGGCGATCCCGAATTCTTTGAGCGACCCGAGTGGATCGCGGTGCGCGACGCCTATGGGCTGCGGTTCGCCCGCCAGCGGACCTTCGCCCCGACCTTCATGTACAATGCGGTGTTGTCGGGCGAAGCACAGGTGATCAGCGCCTATACTTCCGACGGGCGGATCGCGGCGAACAATCTGGCGGTCCTCGCCGACCCGCGGCGCGCCTTCCCCAATTACGACGCGATCGTGCTGCTCAGCCCGGCGGCGCGCCAAGACGCGGAGCTCGTCGCCACGCTCGATCCGCTGATCGGCAGGATCGATGTGGACCTGATGCGGCAGGCGAACCTGATGGTCGATCGCGACGAGGACAAGCGCCGTCCGGCGCAGGCGGCGCGCTGGCTCGCCGAACAGATCGGGCTCTAG
- a CDS encoding class I SAM-dependent methyltransferase encodes MAHNTADSDWVDCNALRRDARAARERRGKGDGGLNDNQRPRSKLTIIEPEPETAEAPQADVKAAKPAKPAPIKVEADPRGEARPDAVKVVFKQPAADKPKDETAAAAKAEAPKPAPKPAPKPAPDPEVAKEAEEKPPEPKKSQPKPAEPEQPEAKAVAPAQPEPKKAAPKPAEKRAVEKKPEPKPEEPEPKPEKPQADKAASEKVAEAPVAPEKAAPQQVEAEKPAEQPKPAEPEKPAARKRDALKLKTEAEQASVAPVKTKAEDAPKPEPKKPAPRKRKPPKPPVDAGKRFRRLIKESGPISLAQYMGESNALYYSSRDPFGDEGDFITAPEVSQMFGELIGLWLADVWVRAGAPEKVHYVELGPGRGTLALDALRTAARYDLNPTVHFVEGSETLRELQAETIPDVEHHHDLSTVPTDAPILVVANEFFDALPVHQLLRAAQGWTERMVGLEGEKLVFVGGDKPMDSIVPTSWRSAPQGTLIETSPAAAAIMSELADRLVAQGGAALVIDYGGLEHRAGSSLQALKAHKKVDPLSHPGQADITAHVDFETLGHVAQRQGARHMGTVMQGDWLRELGIETRTEALQRKSPADAAKIARQRERLISESEMGLLFKVMGLRSPAWPDGVGF; translated from the coding sequence ATGGCTCACAATACCGCTGATTCTGATTGGGTTGATTGTAACGCTTTACGCCGTGATGCGCGCGCCGCTCGGGAGCGGCGGGGCAAGGGCGACGGCGGGCTGAACGACAACCAGCGCCCGCGCTCAAAGCTGACGATCATCGAGCCCGAGCCCGAAACGGCGGAGGCTCCCCAGGCTGACGTCAAGGCGGCAAAGCCCGCAAAACCGGCCCCGATCAAGGTCGAGGCCGATCCGCGCGGCGAGGCCAGACCCGACGCGGTCAAGGTGGTGTTCAAGCAGCCTGCGGCGGACAAGCCCAAGGACGAGACAGCAGCTGCGGCCAAGGCCGAGGCGCCCAAACCTGCCCCCAAACCGGCGCCCAAGCCGGCGCCCGACCCGGAGGTGGCCAAGGAGGCCGAGGAAAAACCGCCAGAGCCGAAGAAATCGCAGCCGAAGCCTGCCGAGCCCGAGCAGCCCGAAGCCAAGGCAGTGGCTCCCGCCCAACCGGAACCGAAGAAAGCCGCGCCGAAACCGGCGGAAAAGAGGGCGGTCGAGAAAAAACCCGAGCCAAAGCCGGAGGAGCCGGAGCCAAAGCCGGAGAAGCCGCAAGCGGACAAGGCTGCGTCCGAAAAGGTCGCCGAAGCGCCAGTCGCACCGGAAAAGGCGGCACCCCAGCAGGTCGAGGCCGAGAAGCCTGCTGAGCAACCCAAACCGGCGGAGCCGGAGAAGCCCGCCGCGCGCAAGCGCGATGCCCTGAAGCTCAAGACCGAGGCCGAACAGGCCAGTGTCGCCCCGGTCAAGACCAAGGCCGAGGATGCGCCCAAGCCCGAGCCGAAGAAACCCGCGCCCCGCAAGCGCAAGCCGCCCAAGCCACCGGTCGATGCGGGCAAGCGGTTCCGCCGGCTGATCAAGGAAAGCGGGCCGATCAGCCTGGCGCAGTACATGGGCGAATCGAACGCGCTCTATTATTCGAGCCGCGATCCCTTCGGCGACGAGGGCGATTTCATCACCGCCCCCGAAGTGAGCCAGATGTTCGGCGAGTTGATCGGCTTGTGGCTGGCCGACGTCTGGGTCCGCGCCGGTGCGCCGGAGAAAGTGCATTATGTCGAGCTCGGCCCCGGGCGAGGGACGCTGGCGCTCGATGCGCTGCGCACCGCGGCACGCTACGATCTCAATCCGACGGTCCATTTCGTCGAAGGGTCTGAGACGCTGCGCGAACTGCAGGCCGAAACGATTCCCGATGTCGAGCATCATCATGACCTGTCGACCGTGCCGACCGACGCGCCGATCCTGGTGGTCGCGAACGAGTTCTTCGACGCGCTGCCGGTTCACCAGCTACTGCGTGCAGCGCAGGGCTGGACCGAGCGGATGGTCGGGTTGGAAGGCGAGAAACTGGTCTTTGTCGGCGGCGACAAGCCGATGGATTCGATCGTCCCGACCAGCTGGAGGAGCGCGCCGCAGGGCACGCTGATCGAGACCAGCCCGGCGGCGGCCGCGATCATGTCCGAACTTGCCGACCGGCTGGTGGCGCAAGGCGGTGCGGCACTGGTTATCGACTATGGTGGGCTGGAGCATCGCGCGGGTTCGAGCCTGCAGGCATTGAAGGCCCACAAGAAAGTCGATCCGCTCAGTCATCCTGGGCAGGCGGATATCACCGCCCATGTCGATTTCGAGACGCTCGGCCATGTGGCGCAGCGCCAGGGCGCCCGGCACATGGGCACGGTCATGCAGGGCGATTGGTTGCGCGAGCTCGGGATCGAGACCCGCACCGAAGCGCTGCAGCGCAAATCGCCGGCCGATGCCGCCAAGATCGCCCGCCAGCGCGAACGCCTGATCTCCGAGAGCGAGATGGGCCTCTTGTTCAAGGTGATGGGGCTGAGGTCGCCCGCATGGCCTGACGGGGTCGGCTTCTAG
- the lgt gene encoding prolipoprotein diacylglyceryl transferase, protein MLSLLAASGAIEPIYWENLGLRPYLFDLGGFQLRYYSLAYLLGVIGAYWHLSKMIKAPGAPMAQRHADDLFFYCTLGVILGGRLGYAAFYTGGDTGKPSLFTNFTPTETVSWDLLRLWDGGMSFHGGVLGVLLAIAWVAWRGNLSFLRVCDYVSVNVPFGYMLGRLANFVNGELWGRQTDVSWGMIFPGGGDVVRHPSQLYQAGIEGLLLMVIMLALFWKTRARFRPGLLVGIFTIGMGIGRFVNEFFREPDAQLAEFAAETGLSMGQWLTIPLILIGLIVTLYAVMRAPLGSGGARATAG, encoded by the coding sequence GTGCTGTCACTACTCGCCGCATCGGGTGCCATCGAGCCGATATATTGGGAGAATCTGGGCCTGCGCCCCTACCTGTTCGACCTCGGGGGCTTCCAGCTGCGTTACTACTCGCTGGCCTACCTCCTGGGTGTCATCGGGGCCTATTGGCACCTCTCGAAGATGATCAAGGCGCCCGGCGCGCCGATGGCGCAGCGCCATGCCGATGACCTGTTCTTCTACTGCACGCTGGGAGTCATCCTGGGCGGGCGACTGGGCTATGCGGCCTTCTATACCGGCGGCGACACCGGCAAACCGAGCCTGTTCACGAATTTCACCCCGACCGAAACGGTCAGCTGGGATCTCCTGCGCCTGTGGGACGGCGGCATGAGCTTCCATGGCGGGGTGCTGGGCGTGCTGCTGGCGATCGCCTGGGTGGCATGGCGCGGCAACCTCAGTTTCTTGCGGGTGTGCGATTACGTTTCGGTCAATGTGCCGTTCGGCTACATGCTCGGTCGCCTGGCGAATTTCGTCAATGGCGAGCTGTGGGGCCGGCAGACCGACGTGTCCTGGGGCATGATCTTTCCCGGCGGCGGCGATGTCGTCCGTCACCCCAGCCAGCTCTACCAGGCCGGGATCGAGGGACTGCTGCTGATGGTGATCATGCTCGCCCTGTTCTGGAAAACCCGCGCCCGCTTTCGCCCCGGCCTGCTAGTGGGTATCTTCACCATAGGCATGGGAATCGGGCGGTTCGTTAACGAATTTTTCCGCGAACCCGATGCACAATTGGCGGAATTCGCCGCCGAAACCGGACTATCGATGGGGCAATGGCTCACAATACCGCTGATTCTGATTGGGTTGATTGTAACGCTTTACGCCGTGATGCGCGCGCCGCTCGGGAGCGGCGGGGCAAGGGCGACGGCGGGCTGA
- a CDS encoding class I adenylate-forming enzyme family protein: MPTELDKTLDAIMDKLTAPGAPAETVPVDRGGTDMPMLKNAPPSLVHYFAHYCHEHGAADFIVDGELRVTFAEAWDAARHVAAGLITEHGVERGDRVGIAARNSANWIIAYMGILIAGGCATLLNGFSSGEELADQIELVGCKLLLADAGRARRLEGQSHGAKIALFEHDVAPAQGLANFWRNPEGVEFPAVGPDDLATVLYTSGSTGKSKGAWSDHRGVVHGALSYAMQTLMAFTYLDATGDAPTTQACALVAVPLFHVTGEVPVFLQSFALGRKLVMMPKWDAGEALRLMDKERVSYFAGVPLMSYEIATHPDRAQYDISSCTGFAAGGAPRPVDHVTKIRDAFPDGFPLLGYGLTETNGVGCANFNENYLAKPSSTGKASRPLVDLAILNDCGDPVAQGNVGEVCIRSVCNFNGYWDNDEATAAAFTDNRYFRTGDLGRLDEDGYLYIVDRKKDIIIRGGENITCIEVEEAIYANDCIAECSVFGIPDDRYGEVPAAVYYLKDGKQMTAAELREFLLKTTASFKVPLEEHIWQSDKHLPRLGTQKIDKRTVRSMFASDFMNA; encoded by the coding sequence ATGCCGACCGAGCTCGACAAGACTCTTGATGCCATCATGGACAAGCTGACCGCGCCGGGGGCGCCGGCGGAAACCGTTCCCGTCGATCGCGGCGGCACCGACATGCCCATGCTGAAGAATGCACCGCCCAGCCTGGTGCATTATTTCGCCCATTACTGCCACGAGCACGGCGCCGCCGACTTCATCGTCGATGGCGAGCTGCGCGTCACCTTTGCCGAAGCCTGGGACGCGGCGCGGCACGTCGCCGCCGGCCTCATCACCGAGCATGGCGTCGAGCGCGGCGACCGCGTCGGCATCGCGGCGCGCAATTCGGCCAACTGGATCATCGCCTATATGGGGATCCTGATCGCCGGGGGCTGCGCCACCCTGCTCAACGGCTTCTCGAGCGGCGAAGAACTGGCCGACCAGATCGAACTCGTCGGCTGCAAGCTGCTGCTCGCGGATGCGGGGCGCGCGCGGCGGCTCGAAGGGCAGAGTCATGGCGCGAAGATCGCGCTGTTCGAACATGACGTTGCGCCCGCTCAAGGGCTCGCCAATTTCTGGCGCAATCCGGAAGGGGTCGAATTCCCGGCTGTCGGACCCGATGATCTCGCCACCGTGCTCTACACTTCGGGTTCGACCGGCAAGTCGAAGGGCGCCTGGTCCGACCATCGCGGTGTCGTCCACGGCGCGCTCAGCTACGCCATGCAGACGCTGATGGCCTTCACCTATCTCGATGCGACCGGCGATGCGCCGACGACGCAGGCCTGCGCGCTGGTGGCGGTGCCGCTGTTCCACGTCACCGGCGAAGTGCCGGTGTTCCTCCAGAGCTTCGCGCTTGGCCGCAAGCTGGTGATGATGCCGAAGTGGGATGCAGGCGAAGCACTGCGGCTGATGGACAAGGAAAGGGTCAGCTATTTCGCCGGCGTTCCGCTGATGAGCTACGAGATCGCGACCCATCCCGACCGCGCGCAATACGACATCAGCTCGTGCACCGGCTTCGCCGCCGGCGGCGCCCCGCGCCCGGTCGATCACGTGACCAAGATCCGCGATGCCTTCCCCGACGGTTTCCCGCTGCTCGGCTATGGCCTCACCGAAACCAACGGCGTGGGCTGCGCCAATTTCAACGAGAACTATCTCGCTAAGCCGTCATCGACCGGCAAGGCAAGCCGCCCGCTGGTCGACCTTGCGATCCTCAACGATTGCGGCGATCCGGTCGCGCAGGGCAATGTCGGCGAGGTCTGCATCCGTTCGGTGTGCAATTTCAACGGCTATTGGGACAATGACGAGGCGACCGCGGCGGCCTTCACCGACAACCGCTATTTCCGCACCGGCGACCTCGGCCGGCTCGACGAGGACGGCTATCTCTACATCGTCGACCGCAAGAAGGACATCATCATCCGCGGCGGTGAGAACATCACCTGCATCGAGGTGGAAGAGGCGATCTACGCCAATGACTGCATCGCCGAATGTTCGGTCTTCGGCATCCCCGACGATCGCTATGGCGAAGTCCCGGCGGCGGTCTATTACCTCAAGGACGGCAAGCAGATGACCGCGGCGGAGCTGCGCGAATTCCTGCTCAAGACCACCGCGAGCTTCAAGGTGCCGCTCGAGGAACATATCTGGCAGTCGGACAAGCACCTGCCCCGCCTCGGCACGCAGAAGATCGACAAGCGCACTGTCCGTTCGATGTTCGCCAGCGACTTCATGAACGCCTGA